The Xylophilus rhododendri region AGCTCGGTGTTCGAGTACATCTCGGGCGAGTACTGGAAGGTCCACTGCGTGGCCGGCTGCTCGGCGGCGAGGTCCTTGAACATGCGGGCGTTGGTTTCGGCCAGGGCGACGATCTGGTCCTCGTCCATGCCCAGCACCACACGGCGCATGACCGGGGCGGTGGCGTTGTAGAGGTGGACGATGGCGCGCGGCACGCCCTGCAGGGCCTCGAAGGTGCGGCGGATCAGGGGCTCGCGCGCCTGGGTCAGCACCTGGATGGTGACGTCGTCGGGGATGCGGTTCTCCTCGATCAGCATGCGCAGGAAGTCGAACTCGATCTGCGACGCGGAGGGGAAACCGACCTCGATCTCCTTGAAGCCGATCGCCACCAGCGTCTCGAACATCTTCATCTTGCGCGCCACGTCCATCGGCTCGATCAGCGCCTGGTTGCCGTCACGCAGGTCGACGCTGCACCACACGGGAGGCTTGGAGACGACCTGGTCGGGCCAGGTGCGGTCCTTCAGGCCGACGGGAGGGAAGGAGCGGTATTTGGAAGCGGGCTGCTGCAACATGGCGATCTCTTTTCGATGAATGAAGAACCAGCAACTCCCAAAACAAAACGGCCCGTTGCTGGAGCAAACGGGCCGATGAGTGGGGGTAAAAGCGTGCGCGCGTTACCGTCTCTGCCCGTGAGGCAGAGCTAGTAGGGTCAGCGCGGTGGCGTTCATGAGCGGCGACTGTAGCACGTGGCGGCGAGGCGGTGCAATCCGTCGACTTTTAGCGATGCCAGCCGCGTTCGTCGGGCTCGTCGGTGGAGGTGCTGATCACGCTGACCTGCTGGCCGCGAAAACGCCGCAGGCCATAGATGACGTAGCCGCTCAGGCCGTAGAGCACGAAGATCGAGAACAGCACCGTCGGCGGATGGATGTTGATGACGGCGATGGCCAGCACCACCAGCACCACGGCGGCGAAGGGCACGCTGCGCTTCATGCGCAGGTCCTTGAAGCTGTAGAAAGGCACGTTGGTCACCATGGTGAGGCCCGCGTACAGCGTGAAGGCGAAGGTGGCCCAGATGACGGCCTGCCAGCTCACGTATTCGCTGCCCACGCCGCGGATGCCGGTCTCGTTAACCAGCCAGATGAAGCCGGTCACCAGCGCGGCGGCGGCCGGCGAAGGCAGGCCCTGGAAATAACGCTTGTCCACCACCGCGGTGTTGACGTTGAAGCGCGCCAGCCGCAGCGCCGCGCAGGCGCAGTAGACGAAGGCGGCGATCCAGCCCCAGCGGCCAATGCCGCGCAGCGCCCATTCGTAGGCGATCAGCGCCGGCGCGGCGCCGAAGGACACCATGTCGGAGAGCGAATCCATCTGCTCGC contains the following coding sequences:
- the pssA gene encoding CDP-diacylglycerol--serine O-phosphatidyltransferase, which translates into the protein MAQVPQGPQTTPEGVVVRKRRKGIYILPNLFTLAALFGGFYSIVMAMDGRFDLAAAGVFIAMVLDSLDGRVARMTNTQSAFGEQMDSLSDMVSFGAAPALIAYEWALRGIGRWGWIAAFVYCACAALRLARFNVNTAVVDKRYFQGLPSPAAAALVTGFIWLVNETGIRGVGSEYVSWQAVIWATFAFTLYAGLTMVTNVPFYSFKDLRMKRSVPFAAVVLVVLAIAVINIHPPTVLFSIFVLYGLSGYVIYGLRRFRGQQVSVISTSTDEPDERGWHR